One Periophthalmus magnuspinnatus isolate fPerMag1 chromosome 15, fPerMag1.2.pri, whole genome shotgun sequence genomic window carries:
- the slc35f3b gene encoding putative thiamine transporter SLC35F3 isoform X2, whose protein sequence is MKKHSARVAPLSACNSPVLTLTKVEGEERPRENVVGTTDAQSAAGAAGAESSTNKRRLRCCIRVTKLQVQKALWGVAMVMCVCSSWAGFTQISKLAFKQFDAPFTLTWFATTWNCLFFPLYYIGHMCKSPERQTPRQRFRECSRFFGDDGLTPKVFFTKVAPFGLLWILTNYLYLQALRKINSTDVSVLFCCNKAFVFLLSWIVLRDRFMGVRIVAAILAIAGIVMMTYADGFHSHSVIGITLVVSSASMSALYKVIFKMVLGSAKFGEAALFLSLVGSANFVFLSFVPAILYFTHVEYIASLADIPWAYFCGVSALLFAFSVLVNFGIAITYPTLISLGIVLSVPVNAMVDLYTCEINFSTVRLIAVSIICLGFLMLLLPEDWDQCIIQLSAKLRKRDEPADGSGELGTGITWRTRARTSMSTFAH, encoded by the exons GAGAAGAGCGCCCTCGGGAGAATGTGGTGGGCACTACAGACGCACAGTCGGCGGCAGGTGCAGCAGGAGCAGAGTCCAGCACCAACAAGAGGAGGCTGCGCTGCTGCATCAGAGTCACCAAACTGCAGGTGCAGAAGGCGCTGTGgggggttgccatggtgatgtgtgtgtgctcgTCCTGGGCAGGCTTCACGCAGATCTCCAAACTTGCGTTCAAACAGTTTGACGCCCCGTTCACACTCACCTGGTTTGCTACCACCTGGAACTGCCTTTTCTTCCCCCTGTACTACATTGGACACATGTGCAAAAGTCCAGAGAGACAGACTCCACGACAGAGATTCAG GGAGTGTAGTAGATTTTTCGGCGACGACGGCCTCACCCCAAAAGTGTTCTTCACTAAAGTGGCTCCGTTCGGCCTCCTGTGGATCCTCACCAACTACCTGTACCTGCAGGCGCTCAGGAAGATCAACTCAACAGATGTCTCTGTGCTCTTCTGTTGTAACAAGGCCTTTGTCTTCCTCCTCTCGTGGATCGTGCTCCGAGATCGCTTCATGGGGGTCAGG ATAGTAGCTGCTATCTTGGCTATAGCAGGCATTGTAATGATGACCTATGCTGATGGATTTCACAGCCACTCTGTCATAGGCATTACTTTGGTAGTGTCCTCTGCTTCGATGTCAGCACTCTACAAG GTTATCTTCAAGATGGTCTTGGGCAGTGCCAAATTTGGAGAAGCTGCTCTTTTCCTGAGTTTAGTCGGGAGTGCCAACTTTGTGTTCCTCAGCTTTGTGCCGGCCATCCTGTATTTCACACACGTGGAATACATTGCCTCGCTGGCAGACATTCCCTGGGCATATTTCTGTGGAGTATCAGCACTACTTTTTG CTTTTAGTGTCCTGGTCAACTTTGGCATTGCAATTACTTATCCAACCCTAATTTCCCTTGGCATTGTTCTCAGCGTTCCTGTAAATGCCA TGGTGGACTTGTACACATGTGAAATTAACTTCAGCACAGTTCGCCTCATTGCGGTCTCCATCATTTGCCTGGGCTTTCTCATGCTACTGCTTCCTGAAGACTGGGATCAGTGCATCATCCAGCTCAGCGCCAAGCTACGGAAACGCGACgaaccagcagatggcagtggCGAGTTAGGAACGGGAATTACCTGGAGAACTCGAGCCAGGACATCTATGTCAACATTTGCACATTGA
- the LOC117382217 gene encoding 5-hydroxytryptamine receptor 1D, with product MSNSGSGSWTSLRLAVSTNWTQDADGTLSPRTQLFLEILMVLMCVGAVTGNILVLVIVAATKTFHSVTSVLIMNLAVSDLLVGAGVMPFIALSLMNSGWEQCTDLCLYVGYTSSVYCTASVLTLAAIALDRYYSIVDCLHYTSRCTLWRTCVVVLWIWLQALTTNCPPLLGWGSVKYVPSMFNCAVNWSISPSYTAFMAVLSYLIPAVVILFCYFNIVKVARSHARRIHTLEDSVQRSRNPSTVFASGDPSHQHCGSLHAPSKLIYHVSGQFVSELSEEQGTLSTSNARHNKSTSRRFFSFLAHTVSPPSLLLSQQNQHGVVRLFLVICAFFLCWTPYVGVSLVQATETAISGQTNLVPSFAVTFSYWLVLLNSDINPLLYALLSKRFQGAFQALRQKIRTRLGGLMGRGVEGRADVEEGTRNSEPSTLTTNPSMPSCSQGTAYDNSKYCSSVFTVSTNFKQTSEEQLCKVCHPDHASPSCSVWPQDPGGRRLDCLQVPPRPLEGSRLPFSALTKERQATFFYGQITVRVEHDVL from the exons ATGAGTAACTCGGGCTCTGGCTCCTGGACCTCTCTGCGTTTGGCTGTGAGCACAAACTGGACCCAGGACGCAGATGGGACACTATCACCGCGGACTCAGCTTTTTCTGGAGATCCTTATGGTGCTGATGTGTGTTGGAGCTGTCACAG gtAATATTCTGGTCCTCGTTATTGTGGCTGCAACTAAAACTTTCCACTCGGTGACATCAGTGCTGATCATGAACCTGGCCGTCAGTGACCTGCTTGTGGGGGCTGGAGTCATGCCTTTTATCGCCCTGTCCCTCATGAACAGCGGATGGGAGCAGTGTACT GACCTATGCTTATATGTGGGCTACACCTCCTCTGTTTACTGCACAGCTTCTGTCCTGACACTGGCTGCCATAGCTCTGGACCGTTACTACTCCATTGTGGACTGTTTACACTACACCTCCCGCTGCACTCTGTGGAGGACCTGTGTGGTGGTCCTGTGGATTTGGTTGCAGGCCCTAACCACCAACTGTCCTCCTCTCCTAGGCTGGGGCTCAGTGAAATATGTGCCTTCAATGTTTAACTGTGCTGTCAACTGGTCTATTAGTCCAAGCTACACTGCCTTCATGGCTGTCCTGTCCTACCTAATCCCAGCAGTGGTCATCCTCTTTTGCTACTTTAACATTGTGAAGGTGGCACGCAGTCATGCTAGGAGGATCCACACACTGGAGGACTCTGTACAGCGCAGCAGGAACCCCAGCACAGTCTTTGCCTCAGGTGATCCGTCACATCAGCACTGTGGGAGTCTGCACGCGCCTTCAAAACTCATCTATCATGTGAGCGGACAGTTTGTGTCTGAGCTCAGTGAAGAGCAAGGGACTCTTTCAACATCAAATGCAAGACACAACAAATCTACTTCTAGAcgcttcttctcttttcttgCTCATACTGTGTCCCCTCCATCTTTGCTTTTGTCCCAACAGAACCAACATGGAGTTGTCCGCCTGTTCTTGGTCATCTGTGCATTCTTCCTGTGCTGGACGCCTTACGTGGGAGTTTCTTTAGTCCAAGCTACTGAAACGGCGATCTCAGGCCAGACTAATCTTGTCCCATCTTTCGCTGTCACTTTCTCATACTGGCTGGTGCTGCTGAACTCAGACATTAACCCTTTACTGTATGCTCTATTGAGCAAGCGTTTCCAGGGAGCCTTTCAGGCACTGAGGCAGAAGATACGAACACGCCTGGGAGGACTGATGGGTAGAGGAGTGGAGGGCAGAGCTGACGTGGAGGAGGGTACTAGAAACAGTGAACCCAGTACTCTTACAACAAATCCCAGCATGCCCTCCTGCTCACAGGGTACAGCCTATGACAACTCCAAGTATTGCTCCTCAGTATTCACTGTAAGTACAAACTTCAAACAAACTTCTGAAGAGCAACTCTGCAAAGTGTGTCATCCAGACCATGCCTCCCCTTCGTGCTCAGTGTGGCCACAGGACCCTGGGGGCAGGCGGCTGGACTGTCTGCAGGTTCCCCCTCGGCCACTAGAGGGGAGCAGACTTCCTTTCTCTGCACTGACCAAGGAGCGTCAGGCGACTTTTTTTTATGGACAAATTACAGTCAGAGTAGAGCATGATGTCTTATAg
- the tarbp1 gene encoding probable methyltransferase TARBP1 translates to MSSFLIETLLSSCQDYELLFKTLSWESDSWPQTGRAEALTAFIEGLGSLSSNSDVNSSIAVNVDNVIWSQCVPLLSKISSEIGENVQCKESLAVVCKLIKACIPLCDAPTPGKVTEYVLPFLHPSEEDLASGRISVDVASEVLAVLLPTITPCSNEELALKVLTHSLSCMKTLPDAQVSRVALRLISALLNCSSGTRLINIRKLILDDLCSWHGNVRTPAVTGRSLMCLAALSDHILTPNCLTSDPRLSIQFWRMVQDGLTHKDSLARKRALYLLKRCVALSQDTSLMWQASKEGEVLFMWDSNNSQVLREFWEDFALVMETLEENQIHVVRPVLNRIDTLIQIVNDTQGNSLLHPSWLLCVYQRMFHSENKALMKEGVCHLLQLQALQKPEFAMAFSQFVIGPFLDVLSETSLFQRAAGQRVGECPELGSKLQVFMINFFTILPSDQKASLLLQLIQHLATKQWCAVPVLFISQALSSLSPVPLLDVNGLIALREVLRCTMITHQVLLRGAAQCFLLNSALCLTDVSAVSLDDVFGLLMHFRSDESLSRGTKLWHQVCIWLMNNEHSFKPINYKDQEKESIKVYVQNEIHNYLKVPASTGQSERLPDVSEAAKLARAILLCADMEMCLPARDVNNSLESLLSPLWDTLSRVSTNIYLPLRKSDKSLQLMLQLLLQGGINQDDNVLVALKNQIFKVLDPILEFIVRQLCGQLQELFDIERADMYMCVLKQLVLICRSIPQHHSKIQNTYFPKLISCNLKILTEPSQENPSVSEQVSRVVAMASLALICSLVEQNVTDMQPVSGLKMLNEYFYSPLLLSPSCVGRINETLRKPSALDCLNDTDGYSPMRQDWGRVVANYLRDQWICLSLLSKTAGITATGDSQSTEILRSSVSCAVEGLSLLPNNLVLPIFAFFETALPQLVQDDESLCVDAISLSWDLVRGLSTNPLDFWPSLKCFISFAFHHKLLMLAEGQSPNLTATIKRIASELMELSQSKSGVFGLLIQHCCQLWLPSGQTNGSQDYSIFSSVFNHIEILIEACVYGPVFRRDQRLIQDVQSYVEQLGEECAANVLCGDGRDDQLPRACALSLLSRLAPSDLQHQRLMQSVVLELLKKDDLISSSKVRYYNNSMQHRVKNRIWQTLLVLLPKLNEDFVTTILSSVYQAGFCSNQASVKYLIEWLMILILSRYPEHINSFWECFNVDHEKTKVSICTFLSVLVHFNVILPNIRDQVVQLRKALDIILQCCFNHNFSVRLYALLALKRVWSLAEARAGDGGADGLHSLSSVIMACLNQAEVMQSTGNANKNWIKIQEHFFFGAFHPLRDYSLETILYTFPSLSDLSDDEWIHLWKFEKMPCFSHIPTCPLKNPASDLRELNPGDWIQQDKSEQDKEERWAEVQKKITPWKLDIQEQEPELQLIPHQRAARMGKTHGALLVVASLIDKPTNLGGLCRTCEIFGASALVLDSLRHVNDKQFQALSVTSERWLPLLEVKPLELTDFLQLKKSDGYCIVGVEQTANSHSLESYHFPKKTLLLLGNEREGIPANLLQMLDVCVEIPQQGVIRSLNVHVSAALLIWEYTRQHLISGAGKANTKVN, encoded by the exons ATGAGCTCATTTTTAATCGAAACTCTTCTGTCAAGCTGTCAGGACTACGAATTGTTGTTTAAAACTCTTTCGTGGGAGAGTGACTCGTGGCCGCAGACTGGGCGAGCGGAGGCGCTCACAGCTTTCATTGAAGGACTTGGATCGCTCTCATCCAACTCCGATGTAAATTCCAGCATTGCAGTGAATGTAGACAATGTCATTTGGTCTCAGTGTGTGCCTTTACTGTCGAAAATATCTTCAGAAATAGGCGAGAACGTACAATGTAAGGAGAGTCTTGCAGTTGTTTGTAAACTTATAAAAGCCTGTATCCCGCTATGTGATGCTCCAACCCCGGGTAAAGTGACTGAGTACGTGCTGCCTTTCCTTCATCCATCAGAAGAAGACCTCGCATCGGGAAGGATCAGCGTGGATGTGGCCAGTGAAGTCCTTGCAGTGCTATTACCTACAATAACTCCATGCTCCAATGAAGAACTTGCACTCAAAGTCCTAACACATTCACTGTCCTGTATGAAAACCCTCCCTGATGCCCAAGTGTCCAGAGTGGCACTGCGCCTCATCTCTGCGCTCCTCAATTGTAGCAGTGGTACAAGGTTAATCAACATCCGCAAGTTAATCCTGGATGATCTGTGTAGCTGGCATGGCAATGTGCGCACACCTGCAGTAACGGGACGGTCCTTAATGTGTCTTGCCGCTTTGTCTGACCACATACTGACCCCAAActgtctgacctctgacccacgCCTGTCCATTCAGTTTTGGAGGATGGTTCAGGATGGATTGACGCACAAAGACAGTTTGGCACGCAAGAGGGCGCTGTACTTGTTGAAAAGATGTGTGGCACTATCCCAAGACACAAGTTTGATGTGGCAGGCTTCAAAAGAAG GGGAGGTCTTGTTTATGTGGGACTCTAATAACAGCCAGGTGTTGCGAGAGTTCTGGGAGGATTTTGCCCTGGTGATGGAGACTCTGGAAGAAAACCAG ATTCATGTTGTTCGCCCAGTCTTAAACAGAATTGACACATTAATACAGATCGTCAATGACACCCAAG GTAACAGCCTCCTTCACCCGTCGTGGTTGCTTTGTGTGTACCAGCGCATGTTTCACAGTGAAAATAAGGCACTCATGAAAGAGGGAGTCTGTCATCTTCTCCAACTGCAGGCCCTCCAAAAGCCAGAGTTTGCCATGGCCTTCTCTCAG TTTGTCATTGGGCCTTTTTTGGATGTTTTATCAGAAACTTCACTCTTTCAAAG AGCTGCTGGACAAAGGGTAGGTGAATGCCCAGAGCTGGGGAGTAAACTGCAAGTATTCATGATCAACTTTTTTACCATCTTGCCTTCAGACCAAAAAG cctCTTTGTTACTGCAGCTGATTCAGCATCTAGCCACAAAGCAGTGGTGTGCTGTTCCTGTCCTCTTCATATCCCAGGCCTTATCCAGTCTCTCTCCAGTTCCATTGCTGGATGTTAATGGACTTATTGCCTTAAG AGAGGTACTGCGATGCACAATGATCACTCATCAGGTTCTGCTACGAGGTGCTGCCCAGTGTTTCTTGttgaacagcgccctctgcctgacAGATGTG AGTGCAGTGTCCCTTGATGATGTGTTCGGTCTTCTAATGCATTTCCGCTCTGACGAGTCTCTGAGTCGAGGGACAAAGCTGTGGCACCAG gTATGTATTTGGCTTATGAACAATGAACACAGTTTCAAGCCCATAAATTATAAAGatcaagaaaaagaaagtatAAAAGTGTATGTTCAAAATGAGATTCACAACTACCTCAAAGTCCCTGCCAGCACAG GTCAAAGTGAGAGGTTACCTGATGTCAGTGAAGCAGCGAAACTGGCCAGGGCAATTTTGCTGTGTGCGGACATGGAAATGTGCCTGCCAGCCAGAGATGTTAACAACTCTTTGGAGTCCCTACTGTCTCCACTGTGGGACACTCTGAGCCGAGTCAGCACCAATATCTACCTGCCTTTGAGAAAGAGTGACAAGAGCTTGCAACTCATGCTCCAGTTACTGCTGCAAGGGGGAATAAATCAAG ATGATAATGTCTTGGTTGCTTTGAAGAACCAAATTTTTAAGGTTTTGGATCCAATACTAGAATTCATCGTGAGACAGTTATGTGGACAGCTGCAAGAG CTGTTTGACATAGAGCGGGCagatatgtacatgtgtgtccTGAAACAGCTGGTGCTCATATGCAGATCTATACCACAGCACCACAGTAAAATTCAAAACACCTATTTCCCCAAACTCATCAGCTGCAACCTCAAGATCTTGACAGAACCAAGTCAGGAG AACCCATCAGTGTCAGAGCAGGTGTCTAGAGTTGTTGCAATGGCATCTCTGGCTTTGATTTGCAGTCTTGTGGAGCAGAACGTGACTGACATGCAACCAGTGTCAGGACTGAAAATGCTGAATGAGTACTTCTACAGTCCATTATTATTGTCCCCATCTTGTGTTGGGCGCATCAACGAGACCCTGCGGAAACCATCTGCCCTTGACTGCCTAAA TGACACAGATGGATATAGTCCTATGCGGCAGGACTGGGGACGTGTAGTAGCCAATTATTTGAGAGACCAGTGGATTTGCCTAAGTCTTCTCTCAAAGACTGCTGGGATTACTGCGACTGGAGATTCTCAATCCACTGAAATTCTAAGGTCATCTGTGAGCTGTGCCGTAGAAGGCCTGTCTCTTCTGCCTAACAATCTAGTACTGcccatttttgctttttttgagACTGCTCTTCCTCAA TTAGTCCAGGATGATGAATCCCTTTGTGTGGATGCCATCAGCTTGTCCTGGGACCTTGTTCGGGGCTTGAGCACAAACCCGCTTGACTTCTGGCCATCGCTGAAATGTTTTATCTCATTTGCTTTTCATCATAAACTTCTTATGCTGGCTGAGGGACAATCACCAAATCTCACTGCAACCATAAAGAGG attgCCTCTGAGCTTATGGAGTTATCACAGTCAAAGAGTGGTGTGTTTGGACTGCTAATCCAACACTGCTGTCAGTTATGGCTTCCCAGTGGCCAGACCAATGGGTCCCAGGATTACTCTATCTTTTCAAGTGTTTTCAACCATATTGAAATTCTCATTGAAGCGTGTGTCTATGGACCCGTGTTCAGAAGAGATCAACG GTTAATTCAGGATGTCCAGAGCTATGTGGAACAACTCGGTGAAGAGTGTGCAGCTAATGTACTTTGTGG GGACGGTAGAGACGACCAGTTGCCCCGTGCATGTGCCTTGTCTTTGCTCAGTAGACTGGCACCCTCAGATCTCCAGCATCAAAGGCTGATGCAAAGTGTAGTCcttgaattattaaaaaag GATGATCTTATATCATCTTCTAAAGTCCGTTACTATAACAACTCAATGCAACATCGAGTGAAAAACAGGATTTGGCAAACGCTGTTGGTGCTTCTTCCCAAACTCAATGAG GATTTTGTCACTACAATACTGAGCAGTGTGTATCAGGCTGGATTCTGCAGTAACCAGGCCTCAGTGAAGTACCTGATTGAATGGTTGATGATTTTGATCCTCAGTAGATACCCAGAGCACATTAACAGCTTTTGGGAGTGTTTTAATGTG GACCATGAGAAAACCAAGGTCAGCATCTGCACTTTCCTttcagttttggttcattttaatgttattctTCCAAATATTAGGGACCAG GTCGTACAGTTACGCAAAGCCCTGGATATCATTTTGCAGTGTTGCTTTAACCATAACTTCAGTGTGCGCCTCTACGCCTTGTTGGCTCTTAAACGAGTTTGGAGTTTGGCAGAAGCCAGAGCAGGGGATGGAGGAGCAGATGGCTTACACTCACTGTCTTCTGTGATTATGGCTTGTCTCAACCAGGCTGAAGTCATGCAGAGTACTGG aaatgcaaacaaaaactgGATAAAGATTCAGGAGCATTTCTTCTTTGGTGCCTTTCATCCCCTCAGAGATTACAGTCTTGAG ACAATCTTGTATACATTCCCCAGCCTGTCCGACTTATCTGATGATGAGTGGATCCATCTCTGGAAGTTTGAGAAGATGCCATGTTTTTCTCACATTCCGACTTGTCCTTTAAAGAATCCTGCCTCTGATTTGAGAGAACTCAATCCTGGGGACTGGATCCAACAAGACAAAA GTGAGCAGGATAAGGAAGAGCGCTGGGCTGAAGTGCAAAAGAAAATTACTCCGTGGAAGCTTGACATTCAGGAGCAAGAACCAGAACTCCAGCTTATACCCCACCAAAGAGCTGCCCGTATGGGAAAAACACACGGAGCTCTACTAGTGGTGGCTTCACTCATTGACAAACCCACTAATTTAGGAG GTCTTTGCAGAACATGTGAGATTTTTGGAGCCAGTGCGTTGGTTCTAGACAGTCTTCGCCATGTCAACGACAAACAGTTTCAGGCATTGAGTGTCACGTCTGAGAGGTGGCTGCCTTTGCTGGAG GTGAAACCACTGGAGCTTACAGACTTTTTGCAGCTGAAGAAGAGTGATGGATACTGTATTGTTGGTGTGGAGCAAACTGCAAATAGCCACAGCCTCGAGAGCTACCACTTTCCCAAAAAGACTCTGCTACTTCTGGG TAATGAACGAGAGGGCATCCCTGCAAACCTGCTCCAAATGTTGGATGTTTGCGTTGAGATCCCACAACAGGGAGTCATTCGTTCACTCAATGTTCATGTCAGCGCTGCACTGCTCATCTGGGAATACACCCGGCAACATCTCATCTCTGGAGCAGGAAAAGCCAACACCAAAGTCAATTGA
- the zgc:172136 gene encoding FERM domain-containing protein 6, with the protein MSIKLDKTICVLLPNKDQLDIKVGPRTTGQDVFNRVAERLGIKELHFFGLTVVKDNEHIYIDMEDKLTKYFPKEWKQETGKTLLKKPLPLVLCLKVQYYVENGRLLSERKARHLYYSDLRERVLRSECRQQEEVYFQLAGYALQADLGDHPPPSKDLETMRYFEPKNYFPPWIIAKRGVDYLLCHGPKVHQDLWGMSSRDAVLLFIRESCRLEDVPVTFYKLQKDKKAEKGTALLGLTLRGMQVYQEANNIRQLVYDFPWSNVGRLTFLGKKFEIQPDGLPSARKLVYYTGSSFRSRHLLLHLSSCHRLYLSLQHALKHLRQLEETEEKKRYRESYISDDLDMDPPGSESSPGLSRHSTSSSGIEADTRQRSISTDRASMEEEGHIQTELCLSSAASRGSSCTSGVEAGSKTLTEDDEWPQEDQEKTPKEDLVVDHNDMFQLTDSLEGVSVDCMDLSLSNHSTENKPEDLDLSQNKDMQKQLPKSRAQLSADRCSQSLDDVRLLPSPAPLGMALPPNSSHSCTFGFPDAPLNIKTPIEHSYYPLTPCQDKPTFYGRRSTNCLSLDLLGDEQLLEFIF; encoded by the exons ATGTCAATCAAACTCGACAAAACAATTTGCGTTCTTCTTCCCAACAAAGACCAGCTGGACATCAAAGTTGGG CCAAGGACCACAGGACAGGATGTCTTCAATCGTGTAGCTGAGCGTCTTGGAATCAAAGAACTGCACTTTTTTGGTCTCACAGTTGTCAAGG ACAATGAACACATCTACATAGACATGGAAGACAAACTGACCAAGTATTTCCCCAAGGAGTGGAAACAAGAAACGGGAAAG ACATTACTGAAGAAACCGTTGCCTCTGGTGCTCTGTCTTAAGGTTCAGTACTATGTTGAGAATGGAAGACTTCTTAG TGAACGCAAAGCACGGCATCTGTACTATTCAGACCTGCGTGAGCGAGTGCTGCGCTCAGAATGCCGTCAGCAGGAGGAGGTGTACTTTCAGTTGGCAGGTTATGCCTTACAGGCTGACCTGGGGGACCATCCACCTCCAAGCAAAGACCTGGAGACCATGCGTTATTTTGAACCCAAAAATTACTTCCCTCCATGG ATTATTGCAAAGCGTGGAGTAGACTATCTTCTGTGCCATGGTCCTAAAGTTCATCAGGATCTGTGGGGCATGTCCTCCCGGGATGCTGTCTTGCTCTTTATCAGAGAGTCATGCCGATTGGAGGATGTCCCAGTCACGTTTTACAAACTGCAAAAG GACAAAAAGGCTGAGAAAGGAACTGCGCTGCTTGGTCTGACCCTGAGAGGAATGCAAGTTTATCAG gAAGCGAACAACATACGGCAGTTGGTGTATGACTTCCCCTGGTCAAATGTAGGCCGCCTCACTTTTCTG GGAAAGAAATTTGAGATCCAGCCAGACGGTTTGCCTTCAGCTAGAAAGCTTGTGTATTACACCGGATCATCATTTCGATCTCGCCATCTTCTCTTGCACTTAAGCAGCTGTCATCGCCTCTACCTCAGCCTCCAACATGCTCTTAAACACCTACGGCAGCTGGAGGAGACTGAAg agaaAAAGCGGTACAGGGAGTCTTACATTAGTGATGACTTGGACATGGATCCTCCTGGGAGCGAGAGCAGTCCTGGTCTGTCTCGACACTCCACGAGCAGCTCTGGTATCGAAGCAGACACCCGCCAACGCAGCATCTCCACAGACAGAGCGTCtatggaggaggagggccacATTCAGACGGAGCTGTGCCTGAGCTCAGCAGCCAGCCGGGGTAGCTCCTGTACCTCTGGAGTGGAGGCTGGCAGTAAGACTCTAACTGAAGATGACGAGTGGCCACAGGAAG ACCaagaaaaaaccccaaaagaaGATCTTGTAGTTGACCACAATGACATGTTCCAGTTGACTGATTCTCTTGAAGGTGTGTCAGTCGACTGCATGGATCTCTCATTGTCGAATCACTCAACAG aAAATAAACCCGAGGATCTGGAtttgtcacaaaacaaagaTATGCAGAAACAG TTGCCTAAATCCAGAGCCCAGTTGAGTGCAGACCGATGCAGCCAAAGTCTTGATGATGTCCGTCTGCTCCCCTCTCCTGCCCCTTTGGGTATGGCACTGCCTCCCAACTCCTCCCACAGTTGCACCTTTGGGTTCCCTGATGCCCCCCTAAACATAAAAACTCCCATTGAACACAGTTATTACCCACTTACACCGTGCCAAGACAAACCCACCTTCTATGGTCGTAGATCTACAAACTGCCTTTCCTTGGACTTGTTAGGAGATGAGCAGCTACTGGAATTTATCTTCTGA